The following are from one region of the Coffea eugenioides isolate CCC68of chromosome 2, Ceug_1.0, whole genome shotgun sequence genome:
- the LOC113763786 gene encoding ubiquitin-conjugating enzyme E2 7-like: MASASQASLLLQKQLRDLCKNPVDGFSAGLVDEENLFEWSVTIIGPPDTLYEGGFFNAIMSFPQNYPNSPPTVKFTSEIWHPNVYTDGKVCISILHPPGDDPNGYELASERWSPVHTVESIVLSIISMLSSPNDESPANVEAAKEWRDNREGFKKKVSRCVRRSQEEMM; this comes from the exons ATGGCGTCGGCTTCACAAGCCAGTCTTTTACTCCAAAAGCAGCTCAGAG ATCTCTGTAAAAACCCTGTGGATGGATTTTCAGCTGGTTTGGTTGATGAAGAGAACTTATTTGAATGGAGCGTTACAATTATTGGACCCCCTGATACTTTATA TGAGGGAGGTTTTTTTAATGCTATCATGAGCTTTCCCCAGAACTATCCAAATAGTCCTCCTACAGTGAAGTTTACTTCAGAGATCTGGCACCCTAATG TTTATACTGATGGCAAGGTTTGCATTTCAATTCTTCATCCTCCTGGTGATGACCCAAATGGATACGAGCTTGCTAGTGAACGCTGGTCACCTGTCCATACG GTGGAGAGTATAGTGTTGagcatcatatcaatgctttcaAGTCCTAATGACGAATCTCCAGCCAATGTTGAAGCTGCT AAAGAATGGAGAGATAATAGGGAGGGCTTCAAGAAAAAAGTTAGCCGATGTGTTAGAAGATCTCAAGAAGAAATGATGTGA